Proteins from one Mucilaginibacter jinjuensis genomic window:
- a CDS encoding DUF6371 domain-containing protein, with product MNYHLQPYRGMQTRHHCPQCKHHSKSFVRYVNIETGAELATHVGRCNRFDKCGYHYNPRKYYLDSGYKPWTADGVTFNRNFDAISHPNDRQHRQWLRDNRLEYTPPSPKPVKTIQQYIDGHDVDSSYNNYDNNNFVQYLIKRFGYDKANELVGKYRIGTSNHWPGATIFWQIDTENYARTGKIMLYDKETGKRVKAPFNHITWAHSLLMKHKTDIDFQLNQCLFGEHLLADLPEPTPRKKGTPIALVESEKTAIIASATMPQFIWLACGSLNGLNPIKCRILRGRQIMLFPDVNAYALWQKQARLMQQMLPGSTITVSPVLEELATDQDRQNGVDLADVLG from the coding sequence ATGAACTATCACCTGCAACCCTACCGTGGCATGCAAACCCGCCACCATTGCCCGCAATGCAAGCATCATAGCAAAAGTTTTGTGCGCTACGTAAACATCGAAACCGGTGCCGAACTGGCAACGCATGTAGGCCGGTGCAATCGCTTCGATAAATGTGGTTACCATTATAACCCACGCAAATATTACCTCGACAGCGGCTATAAACCCTGGACAGCCGATGGCGTAACTTTTAACCGAAACTTCGATGCCATAAGCCACCCTAATGATAGGCAGCACCGCCAATGGCTTAGAGATAACCGACTCGAGTACACACCGCCCAGCCCCAAACCTGTAAAAACCATACAACAATATATAGATGGGCACGATGTGGACAGCAGCTACAACAATTACGATAACAATAATTTTGTGCAGTACCTCATTAAACGCTTCGGCTACGATAAAGCCAACGAGTTGGTGGGCAAATACCGCATAGGCACCAGTAACCACTGGCCCGGTGCAACTATATTTTGGCAGATAGATACCGAAAATTATGCCCGCACAGGCAAAATAATGTTGTATGATAAAGAAACAGGCAAGCGGGTAAAAGCACCCTTTAACCATATTACATGGGCACACAGCCTGTTAATGAAGCATAAAACAGATATAGATTTTCAGCTTAACCAATGTTTGTTTGGCGAACACCTGCTGGCAGATTTACCAGAACCAACACCACGCAAAAAAGGCACTCCGATAGCGTTGGTAGAAAGCGAGAAAACCGCCATTATAGCCAGCGCCACCATGCCCCAGTTTATATGGCTGGCCTGCGGAAGCCTTAACGGGCTAAACCCCATTAAATGCCGCATACTTAGAGGCAGGCAGATAATGCTTTTCCCAGATGTAAACGCCTATGCCCTGTGGCAAAAGCAAGCCCGCCTGATGCAGCAAATGCTACCGGGATCAACCATAACAGTATCGCCCGTGCTAGAAGAATTAGCCACAGACCAGGACCGCCAAAATGGTGTAGACCTGGCAGATGTGCTTGGATGA
- a CDS encoding sporulation-delaying protein SdpB family protein: MLTAVNKVSNLAYRLADSGIISNTYGVGRSVLAIGTLITLIFNSDVTLFGDIHSQGFLNYKVIGLANFSLFYVLKAHIFYAKIVSIAILTLTLSGWRPRYTCILHWYVAFSFNLFTQVADGGDQITSVLTFLLIPICLLDNRKNHWTAGSLLTKNVYLGLIRYFVYILIRLQVAILYFDAAIEKFKITEWVNGTALWYWFNDPIVGLNSFWKPLLLPALKNPVFVTLLTWTPVGFELLLFLGLTIKKGYRPYLLILGIGFHFVILVIHGLVSFFFAMSGALILYLRPWNDEFKTKLAFPAKPLKQNSSAPKKDEIGTLSEQY; encoded by the coding sequence ATGTTAACTGCAGTAAACAAGGTAAGTAATCTGGCTTATCGGCTTGCTGATAGTGGAATTATTAGCAATACTTATGGTGTTGGGCGATCTGTACTGGCCATAGGTACTTTAATTACATTAATTTTTAATAGTGATGTGACTCTTTTTGGAGACATACATAGTCAAGGATTCCTTAACTACAAAGTAATAGGACTGGCTAATTTCAGTCTATTTTATGTACTAAAAGCCCACATCTTTTACGCAAAAATAGTTTCGATAGCAATCTTAACGCTAACCTTATCGGGTTGGCGGCCAAGGTATACATGCATCCTTCATTGGTATGTTGCATTTAGCTTTAACCTTTTTACGCAAGTTGCGGACGGTGGCGACCAGATAACTTCTGTGCTTACATTTCTTTTAATTCCTATTTGTCTCCTTGACAACAGAAAAAATCATTGGACGGCGGGATCGTTATTGACAAAAAACGTTTATCTGGGCTTAATAAGGTACTTTGTTTATATTTTAATCAGACTTCAGGTTGCGATTTTATACTTTGATGCAGCAATTGAAAAATTCAAAATAACTGAATGGGTAAATGGAACTGCATTATGGTATTGGTTTAACGATCCAATAGTAGGTTTAAATTCATTTTGGAAACCGCTGCTTTTACCGGCATTAAAAAATCCGGTTTTTGTAACTCTTTTGACGTGGACTCCTGTAGGATTTGAATTGTTATTGTTTCTTGGCTTAACGATCAAAAAAGGTTATCGCCCATATTTACTTATATTAGGAATTGGCTTTCACTTTGTAATTCTCGTGATTCATGGGCTGGTTAGCTTCTTTTTCGCAATGTCAGGTGCTTTAATTTTATACCTAAGACCTTGGAATGATGAATTTAAAACAAAATTGGCATTCCCTGCAAAGCCTTTGAAACAAAACTCCTCTGCACCTAAAAAAGATGAAATTGGCACTCTTTCGGAACAATATTAA
- a CDS encoding AAA family ATPase, with product MKINAEELQRQSLELLAEQQQPENNDDVLLVRRVNHWMEQASLRSIPLMLFGKFWHQGEVCILYADSNLGKSIVAVQIADAISRGTGVYPFDVEAPAQPVLYCDFELTDKQFEARYSVNFTNHYEFSPNFYRAELNPELEIPEGFADFDEYLNYALERAVLQTNARVLIIDNLTYLRSETEQAKDALPLMKQLKALKNKHDLSILVLAHTPKRDLTQAITRNDLQGSKMLMNFCDSAFTIGESNADSSLRYLKQIKQRNTEQVYGESNVCLCQIDKPFNFLQYEFVSFGEEWQQLLRKKGEADESLIADVMALKQKNYSLREIGRALGISHQKADRIIKAHTQQL from the coding sequence ATGAAAATTAATGCCGAAGAACTGCAACGCCAAAGCCTTGAGCTGTTAGCAGAACAACAACAACCCGAAAACAACGACGACGTATTACTGGTACGGCGTGTTAACCACTGGATGGAACAAGCCAGCCTTAGATCAATCCCCCTGATGCTGTTTGGCAAATTTTGGCACCAGGGCGAAGTATGCATCCTGTATGCCGATAGCAACCTGGGCAAAAGTATTGTTGCCGTACAAATTGCCGATGCCATTAGCCGGGGCACAGGCGTTTATCCCTTTGATGTAGAAGCACCCGCACAACCCGTTTTATATTGCGATTTTGAATTGACCGATAAGCAGTTTGAAGCCCGCTACTCGGTAAACTTTACCAACCACTACGAGTTTAGCCCCAACTTTTATCGTGCCGAGTTAAACCCCGAGCTGGAGATACCCGAGGGCTTTGCCGATTTTGATGAGTACCTTAACTATGCGCTTGAACGTGCTGTACTGCAAACCAACGCCAGGGTTTTAATTATTGATAACCTAACCTATCTGCGCAGCGAAACCGAGCAGGCTAAAGATGCTTTACCATTGATGAAACAGTTGAAAGCCCTTAAAAACAAGCACGACCTGAGCATATTGGTATTAGCTCACACCCCAAAGCGCGACTTAACCCAAGCCATTACCCGCAACGATTTACAAGGCAGCAAAATGCTGATGAACTTTTGCGATAGCGCATTTACCATAGGCGAAAGCAATGCCGATAGCAGCCTGCGTTACCTTAAACAAATTAAGCAACGCAACACCGAGCAGGTTTATGGCGAAAGCAACGTATGCCTTTGCCAGATAGATAAGCCTTTCAATTTTTTACAATATGAGTTTGTAAGCTTTGGCGAAGAATGGCAACAACTATTACGCAAAAAAGGCGAAGCCGACGAAAGCCTGATTGCCGATGTGATGGCGCTTAAACAAAAAAACTACAGCCTGCGCGAAATTGGCAGGGCCCTGGGCATATCGCACCAAAAAGCTGATAGGATAATTAAAGCGCATACACAACAGTTATGA
- a CDS encoding SdpA family antimicrobial peptide system protein — translation MKNINQTSNIKVASFFAFLSMGTLIFCILVLTLALPFSPIKNFIPRQKNLKMVIPQGWGFFTRDPREDSFKLYRADRAPLVDFRPQTNSSSENLWGLRRNARALGILCGSIYKQIEEKDWVEVTDFDPQRFKSQEIKSLQITTASENHTLCGQTFILVRYKPIPWAWAASVRGTTGMQSYVAKIHVNCSKQGK, via the coding sequence TTGAAGAATATCAACCAGACAAGCAATATCAAGGTGGCATCGTTTTTTGCGTTTCTCTCGATGGGAACGCTAATATTTTGCATTCTTGTCTTGACGCTTGCGTTGCCTTTTAGTCCTATAAAAAACTTCATCCCGCGGCAGAAGAACCTTAAAATGGTTATACCCCAGGGATGGGGTTTTTTTACCAGGGATCCTCGTGAGGACTCTTTTAAATTGTATCGAGCTGATAGAGCTCCATTGGTCGATTTTAGACCTCAAACTAACTCAAGCAGCGAAAATTTATGGGGCTTACGGAGGAATGCGCGTGCGTTAGGTATTTTATGTGGTTCTATTTACAAGCAAATTGAAGAAAAGGATTGGGTCGAAGTAACTGATTTTGATCCACAAAGATTTAAGAGCCAGGAAATTAAAAGCCTTCAAATCACCACGGCTAGTGAAAATCATACGCTATGTGGTCAAACTTTTATATTAGTTCGGTACAAACCAATCCCCTGGGCATGGGCAGCCAGCGTAAGGGGGACAACAGGAATGCAGTCTTATGTCGCAAAAATCCATGTTAACTGCAGTAAACAAGGTAAGTAA
- a CDS encoding RNA 2'-phosphotransferase: MPVNRNALIRYRTIDQCLQNRFKKWTLDDLIDACSDAIYEYQGIDSGVSRRTVQADMEMMRSNKLGYEAPIVVVDKKYYTYSDKNYSITNSPLNQQDMQVLSEVSGLLKQFKGFNHFTDLNEMVSKLEDKIYSQKTQSTPVIDFEKNDNLKGLEWIEVIRKAIVAKKTICITYQSFKAREANTFCFSGYLLKEYRNRWFVLGMQHKRNAHIMNLALDRIQAVAEHEEPYRENRTLDLATYYNDCIGVTKSPGQRDCEVIFWIDAANAPYVVTKPLHHTQKLLSEDENGKIFSIRVILNFELERELLGFGAKMRVLGPRVLVKQIKAQLAKTIENYGKNNIMTPANTLTSNHIMKEKDTTDISKFLSLVLRHQPQVIGIELDEQGWVSVDELLKQANAHGYTLDWDLLNDVVETNSKKRFAFDDSRQKIRASQGHSVEVDLGYQAQIPPEILYHGTGEKSVAAIQESGLEKRSRQHVHLSKNIETAVQVGSRHGKPVVFNVLAGEMHKNGYVFYLSENKVWLTDHVPAEFLRLDE, translated from the coding sequence ATGCCTGTTAACCGCAACGCCCTGATCCGCTACCGCACCATTGACCAATGCCTGCAAAACCGCTTTAAGAAATGGACACTGGATGACCTGATAGATGCCTGCAGCGATGCCATTTACGAGTACCAGGGAATTGATTCAGGTGTAAGCCGCCGTACCGTACAGGCTGATATGGAAATGATGCGCAGCAACAAGCTGGGCTACGAAGCGCCGATTGTGGTGGTTGATAAAAAATATTATACCTACAGCGATAAAAATTACAGCATTACCAATAGCCCGCTAAACCAGCAGGATATGCAGGTGCTGAGCGAAGTATCGGGCTTGTTAAAGCAGTTTAAAGGCTTTAACCATTTCACCGATCTGAATGAGATGGTGAGTAAACTGGAAGATAAGATCTACTCGCAAAAAACACAAAGCACCCCGGTAATTGATTTCGAAAAGAACGATAATCTGAAAGGCTTGGAGTGGATAGAAGTGATCCGCAAAGCTATTGTGGCTAAGAAAACGATATGTATTACCTATCAATCTTTTAAAGCCAGGGAAGCCAACACCTTTTGTTTTAGCGGGTATCTGTTGAAAGAATATCGCAACCGCTGGTTTGTTTTGGGGATGCAGCACAAGCGCAACGCCCATATCATGAACCTGGCTTTAGACAGGATACAAGCCGTGGCAGAGCATGAAGAACCTTACCGCGAGAACCGGACATTAGACCTGGCAACGTATTATAATGATTGTATAGGGGTAACCAAATCTCCCGGTCAGCGCGATTGCGAGGTGATATTTTGGATAGATGCTGCCAATGCGCCTTATGTGGTTACCAAGCCTTTGCACCACACGCAAAAACTGCTAAGCGAAGATGAAAACGGGAAGATATTTAGTATCAGGGTAATCTTAAACTTTGAACTGGAACGCGAGTTACTGGGTTTTGGCGCCAAAATGAGAGTATTGGGGCCAAGGGTACTGGTAAAGCAGATAAAAGCGCAGTTGGCTAAAACCATAGAGAATTATGGCAAAAATAATATCATGACACCTGCAAATACCCTAACTTCAAACCACATTATGAAAGAAAAAGATACAACGGATATCAGCAAATTTTTAAGCCTGGTACTAAGGCACCAGCCCCAGGTAATTGGTATTGAACTGGATGAACAGGGCTGGGTAAGTGTTGATGAGCTGTTAAAGCAAGCCAACGCACATGGTTATACTTTAGATTGGGACCTGTTGAATGATGTGGTTGAAACCAACAGTAAAAAACGTTTTGCTTTTGACGACAGCAGGCAGAAGATCCGTGCCAGCCAGGGGCATTCGGTTGAGGTTGATTTAGGTTACCAGGCGCAAATACCACCCGAAATACTTTATCACGGGACCGGGGAAAAATCGGTTGCTGCCATTCAGGAAAGCGGCCTTGAAAAACGAAGCCGCCAGCATGTACATTTAAGCAAAAATATAGAAACCGCTGTACAGGTTGGCAGCAGGCACGGTAAACCGGTAGTTTTTAACGTGCTTGCAGGCGAAATGCATAAAAATGGATATGTGTTTTATCTGTCAGAAAATAAGGTTTGGTTAACCGATCATGTACCTGCTGAATTTTTAAGATTAGACGAATAA
- a CDS encoding ADP-ribosylglycohydrolase family protein, whose protein sequence is MKIDLNTCKAILFGVAVGDALGVPVEFKSRQEISRQPVTDMIGYGTYNKPPGTFSDDSSLTFCLAESIASGFSLEGTARNFVNWRYGNYWTADNEVFDVGMTTQHAIDTLVKGTRPDLAGDFDAHSNGNGSLMRILPLLVYISDKPIAERYQLVKTVSSITHGHVRSAIACFYYLEFALAILNGGEKFSIYNNLQKEVADYLVSIEMSQYERDIFERLLVDRVDLIPEAKIQSSGYVLHTLEASIWCLLNTDNYRDAVLKAVNLGSDTDTTAAVTGGLAALLYGYENIPEDWRTQLARKNDIEDLAERMFSSLK, encoded by the coding sequence ATGAAAATCGACTTAAATACCTGTAAGGCCATTCTGTTTGGTGTAGCTGTTGGCGATGCTTTGGGTGTACCAGTGGAGTTTAAGAGCAGACAAGAAATAAGCAGGCAGCCGGTGACGGATATGATTGGTTACGGTACCTACAATAAGCCACCCGGAACATTTTCTGATGATAGCTCCTTAACGTTTTGCCTTGCCGAATCAATTGCTTCGGGCTTTAGCCTGGAGGGGACTGCCCGTAATTTTGTTAACTGGCGATACGGTAATTACTGGACTGCAGATAACGAAGTATTTGATGTAGGTATGACCACACAGCATGCCATTGACACATTAGTTAAAGGTACAAGACCGGATTTAGCAGGAGATTTTGATGCCCATAGTAATGGTAATGGCTCATTAATGCGGATATTGCCATTGCTCGTATACATCAGCGATAAACCCATAGCCGAACGTTACCAGCTGGTTAAAACTGTTTCGTCTATTACTCACGGGCACGTTCGTTCTGCTATCGCCTGCTTTTATTACCTCGAATTTGCTTTGGCGATTCTAAACGGGGGCGAAAAGTTCAGCATCTACAACAACCTGCAAAAGGAAGTAGCCGACTACCTGGTATCAATTGAAATGAGCCAGTATGAAAGAGATATATTTGAGCGCTTATTAGTTGATAGGGTAGACCTGATTCCGGAAGCTAAGATCCAAAGCAGCGGTTATGTATTGCACACCCTCGAGGCCAGTATCTGGTGTTTGCTCAATACAGATAATTACAGGGATGCCGTTTTAAAAGCGGTTAATTTAGGCAGCGATACAGATACCACTGCAGCAGTAACAGGCGGCCTTGCCGCGCTCCTGTACGGTTATGAAAATATCCCCGAAGACTGGCGAACCCAACTGGCCCGGAAAAATGATATTGAAGACCTGGCAGAGCGGATGTTTAGCAGCCTTAAATAA
- a CDS encoding TROVE domain-containing protein: MKFNLLSKFNKTTTVNHAGEKAFTLSAEMELYTAVVTWSLNDSFYEKDEKRMERLRTLIAKCSPIFVGKLAVYARTKMYLRSAPLVLVTELAKLHSGDDLVARVTDGVIGRADEITELLACYQMLNQRTGTKKLNRLSKQLQKGLSTAFNRFDEYQFAKYNRDGAIKLRDALFLVHPKAKDELQQVLFNKIVNGDLQTPYTWETELSALGQLNFDSNEAKALAFRAKWEELIDGGKLGYMALLRNLRNIQEAGVSYAHFQKVCGRLADANEVAKAKQFPFRYLAAYRELIVAGTDSPLKGLTQKLSALLSGNKGYTGALLDALEQAVQASAANIKGFDYNTRVLLACDVSGSMQTPVSAKSKVLLYDVGLMLAMLLQSRCKNVEVGMFGDRWKTITVPRNNILGNVQEFYRREGEVGYSTNGYLVIKDLLQRRVKMDKVMLFTDCQLWNSTDTSGEHIHALWVQYKTQVAPNAKLYLFDLKGYGQAPLQLLHNNVYLIAGWSDKVFEVLAALENGGSALDAINNIPLTP; encoded by the coding sequence ATGAAATTCAACCTGTTAAGCAAATTCAACAAAACAACCACGGTAAACCATGCCGGCGAAAAGGCTTTTACCCTAAGCGCCGAAATGGAACTATACACCGCGGTGGTTACCTGGAGCTTAAACGATTCCTTTTACGAAAAAGACGAAAAGCGTATGGAACGCCTGCGCACATTGATAGCCAAATGCAGCCCCATATTTGTGGGTAAGCTGGCAGTATATGCACGCACCAAAATGTATTTGCGTTCGGCACCGTTGGTATTGGTTACCGAATTGGCTAAGCTGCACTCGGGCGACGATCTGGTTGCCCGGGTTACCGACGGCGTAATAGGCCGTGCTGATGAGATTACCGAATTGTTAGCCTGCTACCAGATGCTAAACCAACGCACCGGCACTAAAAAGCTGAACCGCCTGAGCAAGCAATTACAAAAAGGTTTGAGCACGGCATTTAACCGTTTCGACGAGTACCAGTTTGCCAAATACAACCGTGATGGCGCTATAAAACTGCGCGATGCCTTGTTCCTGGTTCACCCAAAAGCAAAGGACGAATTGCAGCAGGTGTTGTTCAACAAAATAGTAAACGGCGACCTGCAAACGCCTTATACCTGGGAAACCGAGCTATCGGCATTAGGGCAGCTTAATTTCGATAGCAATGAGGCTAAGGCCTTAGCGTTCCGTGCTAAATGGGAAGAGCTGATTGATGGCGGCAAACTGGGTTACATGGCCCTGCTGCGTAACCTGCGCAATATACAGGAAGCAGGCGTAAGCTACGCGCACTTCCAGAAAGTATGCGGGCGTTTGGCTGATGCTAATGAGGTTGCTAAGGCAAAACAGTTTCCGTTCCGTTACCTGGCAGCTTACCGCGAGCTGATAGTTGCGGGTACAGATTCGCCGCTAAAAGGTTTAACTCAAAAATTGAGCGCATTGCTGTCGGGCAACAAAGGCTACACCGGCGCATTGCTGGATGCTTTAGAACAAGCCGTACAGGCAAGTGCTGCCAACATTAAAGGTTTCGACTACAATACCCGTGTATTGTTGGCCTGCGATGTTTCGGGTTCGATGCAGACACCGGTATCTGCCAAAAGCAAGGTACTATTGTACGATGTGGGCCTGATGCTGGCTATGCTGCTGCAAAGCCGCTGTAAAAACGTGGAGGTGGGTATGTTTGGCGATAGATGGAAAACCATCACGGTGCCACGTAACAATATATTGGGTAACGTGCAGGAGTTTTATCGCCGCGAGGGCGAGGTGGGTTACAGCACCAATGGCTACCTGGTTATCAAAGACCTGTTACAGCGCCGTGTAAAAATGGATAAAGTGATGCTGTTTACCGACTGCCAGTTATGGAACAGTACGGACACCAGTGGCGAACATATCCATGCCTTGTGGGTACAATACAAAACCCAGGTTGCGCCAAATGCAAAGCTCTACCTGTTCGATCTGAAAGGTTACGGACAAGCGCCTTTGCAGCTATTGCACAACAATGTGTACCTGATAGCAGGCTGGAGCGATAAAGTTTTCGAGGTGTTAGCTGCCTTAGAAAACGGAGGCTCGGCGTTGGATGCTATTAATAATATCCCCCTAACCCCCTAA
- a CDS encoding RtcB family protein, whose product MRKQNSTETSALESAGAQKEKIGNNELKALGINDVDILVNFSRVANGLLKHNVMAKPEILANLEALIDDPIPYALKKGGKFKNLAEDVIALRKEGKFVKQQRSNFKLKEEIAEFPVWGLEHIEVGALAQMRTAVQLPIAVAGALMPDAHQGYGLPIGGVLATTANTIIPFAVGVDIACRMCLSIFDLPAEAIDTETDKLKNILVDNTYFGMGCTTKSYFDSSLFDSKSWGETKLIRSLKDKAYAQLGTSGTGNHFVEWGELDIAEGALTGIPAGKYLALLSHSGSRGFGGAVADYYSRIAMTKTKLPAEAKHLAWLDLDKDEGQEYWIAMNLAGEYASANHHEIHNKIAHALGVKPISMIENHHNFAWKEQLADGTEVMVHRKGATPAGEGVLGIIPGSMSTPGFLVRGKGDAASINSASHGAGRAMSRSAAFKRLDKAAIAANLVEKRITLMGSDMDEAPMAYKDIHTVMAAQNDLVEVLAKFEPRIVRMADAREKPED is encoded by the coding sequence ATGAGAAAGCAAAATAGCACCGAAACATCCGCTCTTGAAAGCGCAGGGGCGCAAAAAGAAAAGATAGGTAACAACGAGTTAAAAGCGCTCGGTATTAACGACGTAGATATACTGGTAAACTTTAGCCGCGTAGCTAATGGATTGCTGAAACACAACGTAATGGCTAAGCCCGAGATACTGGCTAATCTGGAAGCCTTGATTGACGACCCCATCCCATACGCCTTAAAAAAAGGCGGTAAGTTTAAAAACCTGGCTGAAGATGTTATTGCCCTGCGTAAAGAAGGCAAATTTGTAAAGCAGCAACGCAGCAATTTTAAGCTGAAAGAAGAGATAGCCGAATTCCCGGTATGGGGGTTGGAGCATATTGAGGTGGGTGCTTTGGCACAGATGCGTACCGCAGTACAGTTACCCATTGCTGTTGCCGGCGCTTTAATGCCCGATGCGCACCAGGGTTACGGCCTGCCTATTGGCGGGGTGCTGGCTACTACCGCCAATACCATTATCCCCTTTGCTGTGGGTGTGGATATTGCCTGCCGTATGTGTTTAAGCATTTTTGATTTACCCGCCGAAGCTATTGATACCGAAACCGATAAGCTGAAGAATATATTGGTGGATAACACTTACTTCGGGATGGGGTGTACTACCAAATCGTACTTTGATAGTTCTTTGTTCGACAGCAAAAGCTGGGGCGAAACTAAGTTGATCCGCTCGTTAAAGGATAAGGCTTATGCGCAGCTGGGTACCAGCGGTACCGGCAACCACTTTGTAGAATGGGGCGAACTGGATATTGCCGAAGGTGCTTTAACCGGTATCCCTGCCGGTAAATACCTGGCTTTACTTTCGCACTCGGGTTCGCGTGGTTTTGGTGGTGCCGTAGCCGACTACTACAGCCGTATTGCCATGACCAAAACCAAACTGCCTGCCGAAGCCAAACATTTGGCCTGGTTAGATCTGGATAAAGACGAGGGCCAGGAGTACTGGATTGCCATGAACCTTGCCGGCGAATATGCCAGCGCCAACCACCACGAGATCCATAACAAAATTGCCCATGCTTTGGGTGTTAAACCCATTAGCATGATAGAGAACCACCACAACTTTGCCTGGAAAGAGCAGCTGGCTGATGGTACCGAAGTAATGGTGCACCGTAAAGGCGCAACACCTGCCGGTGAAGGCGTGCTGGGTATTATCCCCGGCAGTATGAGTACGCCCGGCTTTTTAGTCCGCGGGAAAGGTGATGCGGCAAGCATTAATTCCGCCAGTCACGGTGCGGGTAGGGCTATGAGCCGTAGTGCCGCTTTTAAAAGACTGGATAAAGCTGCCATTGCCGCCAATTTGGTAGAAAAACGCATCACCCTGATGGGTAGCGACATGGACGAAGCCCCAATGGCTTACAAAGACATCCACACCGTAATGGCTGCGCAAAATGACCTGGTAGAAGTACTGGCTAAGTTTGAACCGAGGATAGTACGTATGGCTGATGCGAGGGAGAAGCCGGAGGATTGA
- a CDS encoding dienelactone hydrolase family protein: MITNVRPKCLKGKVTKLVYFPVFAVLFFQSAFGQSDFTKRDKNFLEALKKKDFVTAQTLTSANLNKQLGINGLKDAATQINKQIGELNSYDTTAISDSKNILRFVVHFEKADLIMQFANSESGIEGFFLLPLDQAYHYPTYEIKSKEKIEEIKLVLDTVNLPAILTLPNDSNVKHPAVVFIGGSGPTDYDETIGIIKPFKDISIALANCGIVSLRYDKQSKVYPERFKRNYTVQDEYEPDLKSALAYLETRPEVDKRRIFLIGHSLGATLVPMLIATNPNVKGGIMLEANAEPLHHIYLKQLRHLQSLNGTPSDSTIKAVAKDVDLLNHISASDSSLTLLGAKGSYWLSLKMYNPFKVINSLRAERFLIIQGGLDYQVDSDNLRIWQSKLKKGNTNFLFFSNLNHALVEGTKAMSPQEYYIPANVPIDLIQSICNWVLQ, encoded by the coding sequence ATGATTACTAATGTGCGGCCTAAGTGCCTTAAAGGGAAAGTTACCAAACTGGTATATTTCCCCGTTTTTGCTGTATTATTTTTTCAAAGCGCTTTTGGTCAGAGCGACTTTACTAAAAGAGATAAAAATTTCCTGGAAGCTTTGAAAAAAAAAGATTTCGTGACAGCGCAAACACTTACTTCTGCTAATTTAAACAAACAATTAGGAATAAACGGATTAAAGGACGCAGCTACTCAAATCAATAAGCAAATTGGCGAATTAAACTCCTACGATACAACTGCAATTTCTGACAGTAAAAATATTCTTCGCTTCGTTGTACATTTTGAAAAAGCAGACCTCATCATGCAATTCGCAAATTCTGAATCTGGCATTGAAGGTTTTTTTCTGTTACCGCTTGACCAAGCCTATCATTACCCCACCTATGAAATAAAAAGCAAAGAAAAGATCGAAGAGATAAAGTTAGTCCTTGACACTGTAAATTTACCAGCAATCTTAACTCTTCCAAATGATAGTAATGTCAAACATCCTGCAGTTGTGTTTATCGGCGGCTCGGGACCAACTGATTATGATGAGACAATAGGCATTATCAAACCTTTTAAAGATATCTCAATCGCTTTGGCTAATTGTGGAATTGTATCGCTTAGATACGATAAACAATCAAAAGTTTATCCGGAAAGATTCAAAAGGAATTACACTGTCCAAGATGAATATGAGCCAGACCTTAAATCGGCACTGGCATATTTAGAAACAAGACCAGAAGTCGATAAACGGCGAATATTTCTCATTGGTCACAGTCTTGGGGCAACGTTAGTGCCAATGCTTATAGCAACAAATCCAAATGTCAAGGGGGGAATCATGCTTGAAGCAAATGCTGAACCATTACATCATATCTATTTAAAACAATTAAGGCATTTGCAATCCTTAAACGGTACGCCAAGTGACTCAACAATTAAAGCAGTAGCTAAAGATGTTGACTTACTTAATCATATTAGTGCTAGTGACAGTTCCTTAACATTACTTGGTGCAAAAGGTTCATATTGGTTATCCCTGAAAATGTACAACCCTTTTAAAGTTATTAATAGTTTGAGGGCTGAACGATTTCTTATTATACAAGGAGGATTGGACTACCAGGTGGACAGCGACAATCTCCGGATTTGGCAAAGTAAATTAAAAAAAGGGAACACGAATTTTCTCTTTTTTAGCAATTTGAATCATGCTTTAGTCGAAGGCACGAAGGCTATGAGTCCCCAAGAATATTATATCCCCGCCAATGTCCCAATCGACCTCATTCAGTCAATATGTAATTGGGTTTTACAATGA